Proteins from a genomic interval of Fusarium oxysporum Fo47 chromosome I, complete sequence:
- a CDS encoding ribosomal protein L35A: MPSEAGHRLYVKGRHLSYQRSRHTTRPATSLIKIEGVDDTNAANFYLGKKVAFVYRGQKEIRGTKIRVIWGKVTRPHGNSGVVRAKFTSPLPTKSFGASVRVMLYPSSI; encoded by the exons ATGCCTTCAGAAGCCGGTCACCGAC TATACGTCAA GGGACGTCACCTGAGCTACCAGCGCTCTCGTCACACCACCCGCCCTGCTACCAGCCTGATCAAGATTGAGGGTGTTGATGACACCAACGCCGCCAA CTTCTATCTCGGCAAGAAGGTTGCTTTCGTCTACCGGGGCCAGAAGGAGATCCGCGGCACCAAGATCCGCGTGATCTGGGGCAAGGTCACCCGACCACACG GAAACTCCGGCGTCGTCCGCGCCAAGTTCACCTCCCCCCTTCCCACCAAGTCTTTCGGTGCTTCCGTTCGTGTCATGTTGTACCCTTCGTCGATATAA